The following are encoded together in the Myxococcus xanthus genome:
- a CDS encoding aspartate kinase — translation MALIVQKYGGTSVGDVARIKSVALRCLAAQEAGHDVVVVVSAMSGETNRLMKLVAQITDRPDEREQDVVVATGEQVSIGLLAMAIHAQQGKATSFLGQQVRIVTDSTFAKARIKSIDAQPIRAALARGHIVVVAGFQGVDESGSVTTLGRGGSDTTAVALAAALNADACEIYTDVDGVYTSDPNMVPSARKLDRITYEEMLELASVGAKVLQIRSVEFAMKYKVPLWVKSSFTDDPGTLVCEEDSSMEDVLVRGVAYDRNEAKITVCGVPDVAGAAAKIFGPLDEKHIVVDLIVQNPSKDGRTDVTFTVGKADFLTAQEVVRKVAEEIGASGIETDGDIAKVSIVGVGMRNHSGVAARMFRALSAEGINIQMISTSEIKVSCVVQAKYTELAVRALHTAFGLDQPMPPEGVSAVSEMAALMGEKV, via the coding sequence GTGGCACTCATCGTCCAGAAGTACGGCGGTACCTCTGTAGGTGACGTGGCCCGCATCAAGAGCGTGGCGCTGCGCTGCCTGGCCGCCCAGGAGGCGGGGCATGACGTGGTCGTCGTCGTGTCCGCCATGTCCGGCGAGACGAACCGGCTGATGAAACTGGTGGCGCAAATCACCGACCGGCCGGACGAGCGCGAGCAGGACGTGGTCGTCGCCACCGGTGAGCAGGTCTCCATCGGCCTGCTGGCCATGGCCATCCACGCCCAGCAGGGGAAGGCGACCAGCTTCCTCGGCCAACAGGTGCGCATCGTCACCGACAGCACCTTCGCCAAAGCGCGAATCAAGAGCATCGACGCGCAGCCCATCCGCGCCGCGCTGGCCCGGGGCCACATCGTCGTGGTGGCGGGCTTCCAGGGCGTGGACGAGTCCGGCAGCGTCACCACGCTGGGCCGTGGCGGATCCGACACCACCGCCGTGGCCCTGGCCGCCGCGCTGAACGCGGACGCCTGTGAAATCTACACGGACGTGGACGGCGTCTACACCTCCGACCCCAACATGGTTCCGTCCGCGCGCAAGCTGGACCGCATCACCTACGAGGAGATGCTGGAGCTGGCCAGCGTGGGCGCCAAGGTGTTGCAGATCCGCTCGGTCGAGTTCGCCATGAAGTACAAAGTGCCGCTGTGGGTGAAGTCGTCCTTCACCGATGACCCCGGCACCCTCGTGTGTGAGGAGGACAGTTCCATGGAGGATGTGCTGGTCCGCGGCGTCGCGTATGACCGCAACGAGGCGAAGATCACGGTGTGCGGTGTGCCGGACGTCGCGGGCGCCGCGGCGAAGATCTTCGGACCGCTCGATGAGAAGCACATCGTGGTGGACCTCATCGTGCAGAACCCGTCCAAGGACGGACGCACGGACGTGACCTTCACCGTGGGCAAGGCGGACTTCCTTACCGCGCAGGAAGTGGTGCGGAAGGTCGCCGAGGAGATTGGCGCGTCCGGTATCGAGACGGACGGGGACATCGCGAAGGTGTCCATCGTGGGTGTGGGCATGCGCAATCACTCGGGTGTGGCGGCGCGGATGTTCCGGGCGCTGTCCGCCGAGGGCATCAACATCCAGATGATCTCCACGTCGGAGATCAAGGTGTCCTGCGTGGTCCAGGCCAAGTACACGGAGCTGGCCGTGCGCGCGTTGCACACCGCCTTCGGGTTGGATCAGCCGATGCCGCCGGAAGGCGTCTCCGCCGTCTCCGAGATGGCGGCCCTGATGGGCGAGAAGGTCTGA
- a CDS encoding ComEA family DNA-binding protein, with amino-acid sequence MASRTAALAAVALGVLGVGVVARLRWPDTAPALDCAAESVRIRPDGVATCGDGAVPTGAQALALGRPLDLNSATEEELALLPGVGRALARSLVEAREEQGGFKSWDDVDAVRGVGSAKLQTLRAATALGAPPDAGPVW; translated from the coding sequence GTGGCGAGCCGCACCGCCGCGCTCGCCGCCGTCGCGCTGGGGGTGTTGGGCGTGGGCGTCGTCGCGCGCCTGCGCTGGCCGGATACGGCGCCCGCGTTGGACTGCGCCGCTGAGTCAGTGCGGATCCGTCCGGATGGTGTGGCCACCTGTGGCGATGGCGCCGTGCCGACCGGAGCTCAGGCGCTGGCCCTGGGGCGTCCGTTGGATTTGAACTCGGCGACCGAGGAGGAGCTTGCCCTGCTCCCAGGCGTCGGGCGCGCACTGGCGCGGAGCCTCGTGGAGGCTCGCGAGGAGCAGGGCGGTTTCAAGAGCTGGGATGACGTGGATGCCGTCCGTGGTGTGGGTTCCGCCAAGTTGCAGACCCTCCGGGCGGCCACGGCGCTTGGCGCGCCTCCCGACGCCGGGCCCGTGTGGTAA
- a CDS encoding tetratricopeptide repeat protein: protein MMPDLGSVPTPPPVSPIHVGGAQVASQGSASADGAPVGFAAPPASDSVAPLGRSQTFSAVQPSASEAPVGSKRIVGSVPPVPAPASLSGEAPTSSLDAAEPSVGVRATSPFGLSPLSGADSGIQLPPESEPTATPGAGAGGLSSLNDSSASELGPLAGAATRRAPLELPPDLIASTRLSMDGARAFERGGSQRIRPRVVLASLVGLIVVASLGYVALKNRGVEIPAHVVEATDRVSVLLRRDDSTNRHQAIERLRTIAAENPGYVDVQAELAVALTLSLSDAQADAERLRLRGAAIARGLEAAAKMRVLADQVARRTSLQQEQDANAREMASLRDTVDTLRKELDVQLAQLSKAPESEPPSAATARLKARALHASVLAAPDSLALAERLRNVESAPYPWSTLARAEYALIAGSPPESLEAVARDLEALRQADSTLLRAYLLGARVALKLKDTAAARSLLDDAVALNPDHQAAARLIAQIDADAASP from the coding sequence ATGATGCCAGACCTGGGTTCCGTACCCACGCCGCCTCCCGTGAGCCCGATTCACGTTGGCGGGGCGCAGGTTGCATCCCAGGGCTCCGCCTCGGCGGACGGCGCCCCCGTTGGATTCGCCGCGCCTCCCGCGAGCGATTCCGTGGCCCCATTGGGGCGCAGCCAGACGTTCAGCGCCGTGCAGCCGTCTGCCTCCGAGGCACCTGTGGGGTCGAAGCGGATCGTCGGCTCCGTGCCGCCCGTTCCCGCGCCCGCGAGCCTGTCCGGCGAGGCCCCCACGTCGTCACTGGATGCCGCTGAGCCCTCCGTGGGCGTCCGAGCGACGAGCCCCTTTGGCCTGTCACCGCTGTCCGGCGCCGACAGTGGCATCCAGCTCCCGCCAGAATCGGAGCCCACCGCGACACCGGGCGCCGGGGCAGGGGGGCTGAGTTCCCTCAATGACTCCAGTGCCTCGGAGTTGGGCCCTCTGGCCGGAGCCGCAACACGCCGAGCCCCACTGGAGCTCCCTCCGGACCTGATTGCGTCGACCCGTCTGTCGATGGACGGAGCGCGGGCGTTCGAGCGCGGCGGCTCCCAGCGAATCCGTCCCCGGGTGGTGCTGGCCAGCCTGGTCGGACTCATCGTGGTGGCCTCGCTGGGCTACGTCGCGCTGAAGAATCGCGGGGTGGAGATCCCCGCCCATGTGGTGGAGGCGACGGACCGTGTATCGGTGCTGCTCCGTCGGGATGACTCCACCAACCGTCATCAGGCCATCGAACGGCTGCGAACCATCGCCGCCGAGAATCCTGGCTACGTCGACGTCCAGGCCGAGCTGGCGGTAGCGCTCACGCTGAGTCTGTCGGATGCCCAGGCGGATGCCGAGCGTCTGCGTCTCCGGGGCGCTGCCATCGCCCGGGGGTTGGAGGCCGCGGCGAAGATGCGCGTCCTTGCCGATCAGGTGGCTCGCCGCACCTCACTCCAGCAGGAGCAGGACGCCAACGCGCGCGAAATGGCGTCCCTGCGTGACACCGTCGACACGCTTCGCAAGGAACTGGACGTGCAACTGGCCCAGTTGAGCAAGGCGCCGGAGTCCGAGCCGCCCAGTGCCGCGACGGCTCGGCTCAAGGCTCGCGCCCTCCATGCCTCCGTCCTGGCGGCACCGGACTCCCTGGCCCTGGCCGAGCGTCTGCGCAACGTGGAGAGCGCACCGTACCCGTGGAGCACGCTCGCTCGGGCCGAGTACGCGCTGATCGCCGGGTCGCCGCCGGAGTCGCTCGAGGCGGTGGCCAGGGATTTGGAGGCGCTGCGCCAGGCCGACAGCACGCTGCTGCGCGCCTACCTGCTCGGCGCTCGCGTGGCGCTGAAGCTGAAGGACACGGCCGCCGCCCGTTCACTCCTGGACGACGCCGTGGCGCTGAACCCGGACCACCAGGCGGCGGCTCGGCTGATCGCGCAGATTGACGCGGACGCCGCCTCGCCCTGA